One window of Streptomyces sp. FIT100 genomic DNA carries:
- the sigE gene encoding RNA polymerase sigma factor SigE encodes MVGAPLDTTRADRGGAAAPVDRRGVLRRLLGSAGEPKSVTDTADARSSQADSVPTATFAPDAESQAWTPPSWEDIVSTHSARVYRLAYRLTGNQHDAEDLTQEVFVRVFRSLSTYTPGTFEGWLHRITTNLFLDMVRRKQRIRFDALGDDAAERLPSREPSPQQVFHDTHFDADVQQALDTLAPEFRAAVVLCDIEGLSYEEIAATLGVKLGTVRSRIHRGRSHLRKALQHRSPEARAEQRAPAVAVAGEGGRA; translated from the coding sequence ATGGTAGGGGCTCCACTGGACACCACCAGAGCCGACAGGGGAGGTGCGGCTGCGCCTGTGGACCGGAGGGGGGTGCTGAGGCGCCTCCTCGGGTCGGCGGGTGAGCCGAAATCCGTGACCGACACCGCTGACGCCCGTTCCAGCCAGGCCGACTCCGTACCCACCGCGACGTTCGCACCGGATGCGGAATCGCAGGCGTGGACCCCTCCCAGCTGGGAGGACATCGTCAGCACGCACAGCGCTCGCGTCTATCGCCTCGCGTACCGTCTGACCGGGAACCAGCACGATGCGGAGGACCTCACCCAGGAGGTCTTCGTCCGTGTCTTCCGCTCCCTGTCGACGTATACGCCGGGGACGTTCGAGGGCTGGCTGCACCGCATCACGACCAACCTCTTCCTGGACATGGTCCGCCGCAAGCAGCGGATCCGTTTCGACGCGCTCGGCGACGACGCGGCCGAGCGGCTGCCCAGCCGTGAGCCGTCCCCGCAGCAGGTCTTCCACGACACGCACTTCGACGCCGATGTGCAGCAGGCGCTGGACACGCTCGCGCCCGAGTTCCGCGCGGCCGTCGTCCTCTGCGACATCGAGGGGCTGTCCTACGAGGAGATCGCCGCGACGCTCGGTGTGAAGCTCGGCACCGTCCGCAGTCGCATCCACCGCGGCCGCTCCCACCTGCGCAAGGCCCTGCAGCACCGCTCTCCCGAGGCGCGTGCCGAGCAGCGCGCGCCGGCGGTGGCGGTGGCCGGGGAGGGCGGTCGCGCGTGA